ACGCCGACTTCGTCGACGGGGCCGACGGGTACGCGGGGTACGGGCACTCCGGCGAGGGCTTCGCCGGGCACGGCCTCTCCCCGTCCGGCGGGGATTTCGCGGCGGTGGCGCTGGGCGGCGGCTCGGGCCCGGTGCAGGACATCGCGGCGGACGGGCAGATCGAGCCGGACCCGCCGGCGGTCCTGGAGCCGCCGGACCAGCGGTTCGGGCCGGGCGGCGGGCCTCCCGGCCCGAACCGGCTGGAGGGAGTGCGCCGCAAGGTGGTGGTTCCGCCCCGGGCGGCGGGGCTGCCGGCCGGGCCCGCCGATCCGCAGGCGTTGGCCGAGGCGCTCGCGGAGTTGGAGCGCATGGTGGGTCTGGAGCCCGTCAAGCGGCAGGTGAAGGCCTTGTCGGCGCAGTTGCACATGGCCGGTCTGCGGGCGAGCCAGGGGCTGCCGGTGCAGCCGCCGAAGCGGCACTTCGTCTTCTCGGGGCCCTCGGGCACGGGCAAGACCACGGTCGCGCGCATCCTGGGCCGGGTGTTCTACGCGCTCGGCCTGCTGGGTGGCGACCATCTGGTGGAGGCCCAACGAGCCGATCTGGTGGGTGAGTTCCTGGGTCAGACGGCCGTGAAGGCGAACGAACTGATCGACTCCGCGATCGGCGGGGTGCTGTTCGTCGACGAGGCCTACAGCCTGTCCAACTCCGGCTACAGCAAGGGTGACGCGTACGGGGACGAGGCCCTCCAGGTCCTGCTGAAGCGGGCCGAGGACAATCGCGACCACCTGGTGGTGATCCTGGCGGGCTATCCGGCCGGGATGGACCGGTTGCTGGCCACGAACCCGGGGCTCTCGTCGCGGTTCACCACCCGGGTGGACTTCCCGAGTTACCGGCCGCCGGAGCTGACCGCCATCGGCGGGGTGCTCGCGGACGCGAACGGGGACTGCTGGGACGAGGAGGCCCTGGACGAGCTGCGCAGCATCAGCGGGCACGTCGTCGAGCAGGGCTGGAT
This region of Streptomyces sp. NBC_00513 genomic DNA includes:
- a CDS encoding AAA family ATPase, with product MDFGTPGSAHAPAELAWLRGVDACTMGAYPQAEEEFRAAVRLDPAMADAWLGLHALRVDTTNALLRMYAHRDRFGEQRARHRRMLNSWYWLGWWVQPVLESRRDLLLAHASHWLDGRHVPELDQALAALPPVDTDAQVRFLHACRAYLVKDWDQLVRHTEPLVDDPLLGIEAGLFGGMARVRLEMYGQAEPMLSAALMRCRSEQPQRKELRYWLARAHEGTGRSAAALPLYRAVHRVDPAFMDTVARLTAIEDADFVDGADGYAGYGHSGEGFAGHGLSPSGGDFAAVALGGGSGPVQDIAADGQIEPDPPAVLEPPDQRFGPGGGPPGPNRLEGVRRKVVVPPRAAGLPAGPADPQALAEALAELERMVGLEPVKRQVKALSAQLHMAGLRASQGLPVQPPKRHFVFSGPSGTGKTTVARILGRVFYALGLLGGDHLVEAQRADLVGEFLGQTAVKANELIDSAIGGVLFVDEAYSLSNSGYSKGDAYGDEALQVLLKRAEDNRDHLVVILAGYPAGMDRLLATNPGLSSRFTTRVDFPSYRPPELTAIGGVLADANGDCWDEEALDELRSISGHVVEQGWIDELGNGRFLRTLYEKSCAYRDLRLAGFAADPSREDLATLRLADLMQAYGEVLSGRGPQDRTEPPPL